The Halorussus gelatinilyticus genome contains the following window.
GGAACGATCTGTTCCACCCCGAAGACAACGTTCCGCTGAACGAGATCGTGGATCCAGGTCAGTGTACAGTGTTGCAGATGGATACGTTGGATCGGTGGAATCAGCAACTCATCACGACCGTTCTCTTGCGACGGATGTATCGAGAGCGGCTCGATGCCGTCCGAGACCGAGACTCTCAGATTGAACATCCGCTCTTCGCGCTGTTCGAAGAGGGGCACCGGTTCGCACCAGCGTCTGGTGATGCGCCGTCACTTGGAATCATGCGAACGATCACGTCCGAGGGCCGCAAGTTCGGCTTCGGGCTGGGAATCATCAGTCAACGTCCGTCGAAGATCGACCAAGACGTGCTGTCACAGTGCGGGACGCAGATCTCGATGCAAATCAAGAACCCGAATGACCAGGACGCGATCAAGAACTCTGTTGAGGCTGCCGGTGAAGACGTTCTCCGTGAGTTACCTGGTCTGACGCCTGGGCAAGCGGTCGTCTCTGGCGATGCGATGAATACGCCGGCGCTGATACAAGTTCGGCAGCGCCGGACGTCCCACGGGGCAGGGAGCCGTCCCGTTATTGAGGAATGGCGTGACGCCTACGATCAGCGGCAGCGTGAACCGACACAGTCCGAAGCAGCCGACTTTGGTGAAGGCGATTCGACCGGTGTCCAGAGTCTGGATTGATGCCAACCGAATCACGCTGAATACCTATCACGTATTCTATGGATAGCGAGAACGGAGGTGTCCAGAATTATTCGCCGGCTTCAGCGGACCGTTAGTAGTGTTCCTCGGTAGCCTCACGGGGGGTGTCCAGAAATACTATCAAGAATATTCCAATTCGGGGTTTAAATCAAGACAACTGGGGTACCCGTTAGCAAACCAAGAGAAACACTAGTATCGGAGATAGCAAATTGGTGCTTCGTTCGTCTGAATAACCAGTGACTCGCTCTCTACGAGGCTCTTTGGTAGACTGTCAGTAAGAGTTCTTGTTTAATTAGTATAGTGGTGGCGAGCACTGTCAGTGGTGTCAACACAATCAACTGGCCTGCGCGCCGGATTCGTTCACCGTCGGCCCAGGATTTGAGGAGTGACCAGTCGAACCCGCGCAATTGGACGGACAATATTCCCGTCTCTCCAGCCCTGTTTCGCCTGAATCTTTCGCCGGGCTTGGTTCGGTACTCTGTTCGCAGTCCGAGCAACTCTCGGTTGGGCCTGGTTGACCGAATGTTTAAGTCATTATCGCAGTAATCATTACCCAGAGTATGACCTTCTACGACCGGGAGGCGGAACTCGACACCCTCACCGCCGCGGTGGAGACCCCTGGTGCGGACTTTATCGTTGTTTACGGGCGACGTCGAGTCGGGAAGACGGAACTCCTCAAAGAATTCTGTGCCAACCGTCCCCACATATACTTCCTCGCCGCGCAGGAGGCCGAACATAGACAGCGAGAGAAGTTCCTCGACCAGATCGCAGACCACTTCGACGAGCGCGTCCCGCGAATCGACGGGTGGGACGAGGCGTTCGAATACCTCGGGGAGCAACTCCAGCGTGAGGATCTCGTCGTCGTCATCGACGAGTTCCCATATCTCGTCGCAGAGAACGACTCGCTCCCGTCGTACGTACAAGCGTTCGTCGACCAGGAACTCGATGGGACGGATTCGATGCTCGTACTCTGTGGGTCGAGCGTGAGTACGATGGAATCAGAGATATTGGGTCACGAGAGCCCACTATACGGGCGACGAACGGCGCAACTCGACGTGACGCCGTTTTCGTTTCAACAGGCCCGAGCGGTCATCTCGTACGACATCCAGGATGCGATTCGCTCGTATGCCGTCACGGGTGGCACCCCGATGTACCTCACGCTGTTCGACTACACACAGTCGCTCGCGGCGAATATTCAGTCGCACGTACTGTCACCGTCTGCAGTGCTGTATAACGAACCCGAGTTCCTCCTGCGCACCGAACTTCGAAGCCCAGCTCGGTACATGAGCATCCTCGAAGCGGTCGCACTGGGCCATACGACCCCGAACGAGATCTCCGGCGCAACTGGGATCGATTCGGGACCGCTCTCGAAGTACTTACAGACACTTCGTCGACTTCGGCTCGTCAAACGAGATGTCCCAGTCACGGCCTCGGGGAAGAAATCCAAGCGGTCACGGTACCGGGTGGCTGATGAGTTCCTTCGGTTCTGGTTTCGATACGTCGAGCCGAATCGATCCAGTATCGAGGAAGCACCGGAGATCGTGTACGACGGGACGATTGAGCCGGATCTCCCAATCCACGTCGCAACCACGTTCGAAGACGTGTGCCAAGAAGCCGTCTGGGAAGGGATTCGACGCGGCACGTTCGACCCGTACTCGGAGGTCGGTCGCTGGTGGTACGGCGAAGAAGAGATCGACATCGTCGGACTGGCACCGAACGACGACCGAGTCCTCCTCGCCGAATGTAAATGGACGACGGAGCCGGTTGGGGAAGACCTCGTCCAGAGTCTGCGAGCAAAGGCAGAGAACGTCCGATGGGGGCCGCCGGATCGAAACGAGCGGTTCGCCCTCTTCTCGAAAAGCGGGTTCGTCGACGGACTCGAAGCACAACTCGACGACTCGTGGTCCCTTTTCAGCGTAGCGGACCTCGACGACCTACTCATGCCGTCCTGAGTGCTTCGATACTGATCCAAGGGAACGTATATACGAGACAAACAACCAAGAAATAGAACACATCAAAATGCCAGTTCTGGATGATCTCTCCGGTTTCGAGTTTGAGGACGTGATGGAGGACGTCTTCCGGAACCTCGGTTACGAGAACGTTCGGCAAGCAGAACGGACGGCTGACGAGGGGCGCGACATCCTCATGGAAGAGGTCGTTGACGGAACCCGTCGAGGGATCGTCGTTGAGTGTAAGCACACGGGGTCTGTCGGACGGCCGGTCGTGCAGAAACTTCACTCGGCGATTGCGACTTTCGAGTTCGATGGGCCGAAACGCGGAATGGTGGTGACGACTGGCCGATTCACAGATCCGGCTGTGGAGTACGCCGAGCGGCTTCAGCGGAACGATGATCCGTATCCAATCGAGCTTCTCGACGGTGTTGACCTCCGTGAGATTGCTGACGAGATCGGGCTTGACCTCTACAACGGTCGGATCGAAATCCTGTGCGACGAAACACTTCGGCCGTACGACCCAGCGACGTCAGTGACTGCGCCCGTCAAAGAGGCGTTCCAAGACATCGAAAACATCGATTCATCGGACCTTCCGCAGCCGAATTCACAAGTTGCATTCCGCCCAGTTGTCGCTGTGACGGCGGACACGAACGCAGTCTTCGAGACGTCGGTTGGCGTGATTCACCGGATCAACGACCGGTCCCAGTTCGTCGTCCACGCTGAACGCGGTCACCCCCGAACTGCATCGAGTGAAGTCTCGAACCTCGTGTCGGAGAACCTGCATGCGGCAGTTGACCTCGATGTGGATCAATTCGAGAACGTGTTTGATGCGGTTGAGGAGCGACGATTCGGGCAAACCCAGACCGAGTACAAGGAATGGGCAGTCGAACGACTCCAAGACTATCACACGACGACCGTCTCCTATACAGGAGACAATAACGTCACGTACACGAAGACGTGCGAACCGAACCGTTCCGACATCTCGGTGCAGTCAATCGAACCGGTGTATCTTCCACTCGTTCGTCACACGACTGACCTGCAGGAGTACTCGTATCCGTACGAGTATTTCGCCGCGGGGCCGTCACGCGTGACGAGCGAAGACGGCATCCATCAATGCGTCCACTGCGGCACGAACGGTGCCAACAACGCCTATACGTACTGTGCGAACTGCGGAAGCATCAACTGTGATTCACACATCAAGACCGAGCGACTGGAGGGAACACCGGTCTGTACCGGGTGCGCTGTAACCGAGCGCTTTGTGTTCAAGACCAAGTACTTCTACGACGAGGAAAACCGGGATGCGTTCCGAGAACAGTACGAAGCAATGCCGTTCCACGAGAAGGCCATGGAGAACACGCCGCTCACTGTCGGTGCGGTCGTCGTGACGCTGCTCCTCGTCGTCAGCCTCCTAGTTAGCGTCGGAGTGCTGTAGCAAGGTGTAGTACCCGAAGGGGTAGGATCACTTTCCAACTGTTTAAGTGGATTCTTGACTATCGCTTGTATGAAGCATAGAACCACTGGAAGTTCCTTCGCTGTAGAGGGATTCGGGATTGAACGGCGAGCGAGCGAGAACGGTGAGGTGAGTACGGTGGGGAGGCATCGATGAACAAGCGAAGCCGTTCTATCGAACCCACCGGAATCACAACGTGCGATACAGCCGGTCGCGTCGGCGGGGTGCACGTTCTCGGTGTGCTCCACGGACAACCGCTTGCGACTGCCCGAGTGACTGGCGCGATCACGCGATACGACCCGGACGTTGTCGCTATTGAAACGTCTGCGGAGGGGATCAGTCAGTACCACCCAGACGTTCGAGACGCGCGGTGGCCGCCGCGAGACGAACTCGAAGCCGCCGCGTTCGCAACGGATCACCTCTACGATCTGTTAATCGCCGGCATCGATACGCAGGACTACGAGACGGCAGTGGACTTCGAACAGCTGGATCGGGAGATCTTCACTGCACTCGGGCAGATCGACTCAGAAGACCAGTTGAGGCGGACGACGTACTACGAGTTAGACCTCCAGACGATCCGGCAGTGGCGCGACCTGACGAAGCAGCGAGCCCCTGACGCCTTCCAAACTGTTATCTCAGATCGTGACGCAGTGATGGCGGGTCACCTCACCGCACTCACTAACCACGACGACATCGACACAGTCGTCGCGGCTGTCGGCGTCCAGCATCTCACTGGCGTACTGGATCTGCTACGTGCGCCGTCGAAGATCCCCGACGACATCGTCGAGGTCCCACCGCTTGCGCATTACCGGTTATTCCCGCGAGAATCACCGTACTCGAACGCATAAGTCGGGAACGAACTACTCACCCTCGTTCGCTTCACTTTCTGTACTTCCCACGCATGTAATGGTGGAGTGTGAATACAGGTATAGCGTACTGTGACACAACCAACCCCTTTGCACGCTGGAGTCCATCACTGTTGACCCCGGACCCATGGAGAACCGGGCCGGGTGCTGCGGTCAGTAGCTATTAGTTTTATCCGATTGCCCCAGGCCCCAATCGTCACTCTCCATCGAGGTTGAACCCCCTGTCCAGAATGTCCAGGATGTCGAGAAGACGTTTTCCCTATAAATCCGGGGGGAGGGGGGTTGTCCAGAACCTCCTGCCCCATATGGGGTGTTTTTCTGAGTAGCGGGCTACTGTTTCCATCGACAGATGACCATGGTGAGTACCTCCGACTTTAATGTCAAGGCGGCTCAGTCGAATAGCCGGGATACACATATAATATGGTCGGGGAAGACAAGGGATCCGTGAAGGAAGAGAAACGCCTAAAGAGGCGGATCACATGTTTTTCTAGCGTATACCGCACGTTCGCCATCTATTCCAATTAGGGGAATATACTACCTACAACAAAAGAATTATAATATTATATCAAGTGTAGATGAACGGCTACTTCCAGGGGAAACCTGGGGTCGGTTAGGTGATCTTGTCGCCAATCTTTTGCTGATGTCCACTCTGTATTGTATTCATATTCTTCTAGCCGATAAAGCTGATTACGGCCTCGGGAATATCCGCTGAGGTTGGCCGTAAAGGTCAGGATTCCTCAAAATTCTGGGTACACCTCCTCGTACACCGCCCTCATCTGAGAGTAACAGGTGATAGTACTCAGTTAGTCCCTGGAAGACCCCCAGTTCGACTGAAGTGATATGGGTCTACTTTAGCGAAGTAATGTGGCCTAACAAGTGGTGGGAAGTTCTGGACAACCCCCCTCCCCGGGGTCTTAAGTGAGGGACTAGTTATTGACGTTCTGGACGTTCTGGACACACCCCCTCTATGGATTCTTTGCGAACAAACACCAAACACAGAACAAGAATACTGTTTGGGTGATGCTGTATCCTGAGTGGAACAGGAGATGTCCAGAATCATCTAAACGTAATCCAAACGTCCACACGGGGGATGTCCAGAAAACAAATAATTTAGTTTATATATTATGGCAATTCTCCATTCTGTCGGGTGATTCTGGATAATCCATTGCGATCCAACGTCGGACAGACCCTACGTCGAGAGTGTGGCGTTGCTCTGTGTTTATTACACTCTATCTACCGGCGATAATAGGAGTCTTCGGGGTTTCGAGGGCAGAGCTTTAAACCGGGGTGGTTCATCAAGCCGAAGCACCTCCGATGACGAATCAACGGCACAGACTTCGCCGGATGGCGAATCTCCACAGCACATACCCAAGTATCGATAGGGAACCAGCAATACCGGTAACCGGTATTGCAGCTACACCACCGGATGCACGGCGACGACCAGAGCCGCCGAATAGCGAGACAACAGTTCCAGAATTGAGGAAACACTCGGTCTTCAGCGATACCCTCGTCAAGCTACTCGAAACGACTGCTGCGGTCGTAGAACCAGGAATCACTGACGCATCACCCGCGATTCAAGAATTGGTCGAGTCGTGGTGTGAGTTACACGGGTACGCTCCTGACGATGACGAGACGCCTTCAATTATCGCTCACCAAGCGGTGTTCGCACTTCTATTGAAGGGCACGCTCTACGAATGGCACCATCAACGCGGTGACCTCCCAGAGTTCACGGGCGATGCACGTGAGAACTTCCAACTCGCTAGCGAGGAAACCGGTGACCCAGCGTTCACGCCGTGTACATTAGACGAAATTCTCTGGAGCGTTGAAGAGGCCGATACGACAGCCGTCACCGAAGCGCGAGATCGGCTTCTGAAGTCAACGCAGCCAGCAACGGACATCGGCCGCCTGTACGAGACGCTGATTTTAGGAGATCATCGTCGGGTGCTCGGGCAATACCGAACCCCACAGTCACTCGGGCAGGTGATGCGAACGTGGGCAACCAGTGGTGGTGATGTCGTACTTGACCCCGGAATGGGTGCTGGCGAACTGTCGGGACCGTTCCATCCAGATTGGGAGATAAGTACTGACCCGGACCACGTCCACGGGATTGATCGCAGTCCGCTCGCAGCGCTCGCAGGCCGGACAGCACAGACGATTGCCGGCCAACAACACGAGGCCCGCCGGTCTGATTTCTTCGACGTGGAACCCACGGACTTAGATCGAGACGTAGATGCGGTCCTGTGCAACCCGCCTTACACCCGTCACGACTCACTCCCCTCGGCGTACAAAGACGAACTCAACGCACAAGCCGAGGAACTGACCGGATTAGACATTCCGAAAACGTCACCGCTGTACTCGTACTTCTATTACCACCTCAGGCAGTTCCTCGACGTTGGGGATCGAGCGGCAGTCCTCACGCCACACCACTTCTTGGAGCGAGATTACGGAGAGTCCCTCAAACGGTTCCTTCTCCGGGAATTTGACATCCGGGCACTCCTCTTGGACAATCCAGAGAACGAGTCGAAATTCGACACGGCGCAGACGACAGACATGGTCGTGTTTTTGGAAGCGACTGATGAGCCGGACACAGGAGTCACGCGGTTCATTCGTGTCGACGAGAATCCTGGGGTCGAGACTAAATTGGAGGCAGTTCAGAACGGCATCCACGGAGAGACAGATTGGGGAGCCATCAACTGCATCGAGCAGTCAGAGCTGAACCCGGAGGAAAGATGGGACAATCTATTTGATCTCAATCCTGACGAACTGCCCGATCTGCGGCCACTTTCGGACATAGCGGAAGTCCACCGCGGATTGCAGACCGGTGAGAACGATTTCTTCTGCCTCTCGCAGGAACAGGTCGAGTCTTGGGGAATCGACCCGCAGTACTTGTCACGCATCGTTCCAAAGCGGCGTTATTTCGATGGATATGACGTCCGCGCAGACGATTGGGCTAATTTCGATGAACAGGGACGGCCAACGTGGCTACTCTATCACCTCGACCGGTTGCCCGGGGTTCCCGAAACGACCTACGACGACGAAGACGAGCGCGCCTACTGGTCAGAAGACTCGATGAACACTGACCAAGCACCCTCCATTGTCGGATATCTACGTCACGGCCTCACTAACCATGACAAACTCCCGACGAGGTCAAGCGTTCACGGCCGGGATCCATGGTACCGGGTTGAGCGCGGTGATACCGCACCGATTCTCGTGACTCCGATGAGCCGGTCAGAATTTCGCGCCATACTCAACGAAACCAACGCGCGGCACCTGAACAATTACTACGGGGTCTACCCGGACGCTACAATGAGCCGGCAAGGTCAGAGGGCATTACTGGCGTATTTGAACTACGTCTTCGCTGATAACGGGGTTTCTCAGTACCGACGGCAACTCGTAGGCGGGTTACAGAAGTTCGAACCAGGAGACGTCGGAGAGATTCCAGTCATTGACCCACGAGAGCAGCCAGACGATGTCGTCGCTACGCTTGCAGAGTGTTTCGATGAACTCCGGGAAGCGGCGCGATGCAATCAAGATGAAACGGCGGTGATCGAACGAATTGATACGGTGGTCCGACGCCTACAGTGATATTCGAGAATACTGGTCTGCGCAATTGAGGACGTCAGTACTCACATCGAGATTGAAGGAATGAGTAACGTGATTAGAAGCGTAGTTCCGTGGGTATCATCTCATCTGTTTCGGTGGTTCTGTAGATCAGTTTGTACACCCTGGAACTTGCACGCAGCTACTTACTCGCAACGGTACGCAGGTACGTATTGAGGTACATACGCATGTACATGAGTACGTACATTGCCGTGTACATGACCTCGACACTGGGATTTTGAAGGGCTGTCTCTTTGTCGACGATGATGCTCCGGCTGTCGGTCCTCAGGACGGTCTCGGTGGTATCAACACACGCGTTAGTTCCGGATAGGCTCACGTCGGCCTACCGACAGTGACCGCGGTTCTATGCAGTCAAGGATGTGTTTCTGGATCGGCGATCCGTTGGCGAGTTCATCACGATTAGTTCTTTCCGATGTACCTGGGTCGCTTCACCGGATTACAAACATTCCATTGTCGAGAACAGGGTGAACTGACCTCCGCCTCCAAATCCACTAATGCTCGGGATGAGGCCGAGTGTCACGACTGCGGACAACAAGCTGTCTGGGCGAATTTCATTTCGAGCACTTCGGAGTCACGCGTTCTCATCGATTGTGGTGATAAGCCGGGAGCTGAGGGTGAAGTTCCGTACTTGCAAATCCCAGAGGCAACCCCGATTGTAGACCTCGATGCAGTCGTGCTCACTCACGCCCCCGATCAGACGAGCTCACAGACTTCTATATGTTGATGCGTTGCTGTACAGTAGTATTCCACGAAAGTCATACAGTAGACTGAGAAGACTAGCCGAACAGCCGAGAAAGGAATCCACCGGAGTTGTCTGTATCAGACGCGTCTTCCATCTTAGCTGACTGCTCGGTATCTGTGCCGGTTTCTGCTGTCCCGTTCAGGAGTTCGTCGACGGAGTACCCGATCCACTCGGCGAACTCCTCGGGTGCACCGATGTAGACGCTCGTGGACGACTTCTCGGACATGAAGCGCTTGGGGAGACGCTTCTCGTAGTCGTACACCTCGTACTCTTCGCGGTCGAAGTCAGCCGTGATGGCATTCGGTTCCGGCTCGAACGTGACGCGACCGCCCTGAATGTCGCGCTGCCACTTCAGCCGCCCCGTGTCGTACGTCTTCTCGGCCGGCTCGTCAGCGGGGAAGTACTCGGGTTGCTCTCGACCAGCTTCGTCGTAGAACTCGCGGACGATGCGGCGGACGTCTTCGATAGTGCCGTTCCCGTCAGTCCACGGTCGCTCGGTGAGCATCCGGCGGGCCACGTAACTGAAGATCGGGTTCTGCCGTTCCAGCACGTCCGAAAGGTCTTCTTGCGCTTCGCGGAAGCCCGGGTCCTCCGGGTTGGAGGGGAAGGAGACGTCCATGCTCAGGATTTTCATCCGGTTCCGGAACTCGGATTTCGGAAGCGCGTCGTTCGTCGTGAAGATGAGGCACGGCTGATCGACGCTGGTCGGCGTCCAGTCGCCCCAGTAGTTCCGAATCGGGCTCCACCGTTGAATCTTCTCTTTCTCCGCGTCGATGATTGCGTACGGGAAGCACGTGTCCCACTCGCGGACGCCACGGACCTCCTTGACACCGACCTCGTCCGCGTCGACACCGGAGATGACCGTGTTGTCGGAGACGAGGCGAAGAATGTACTCGGTGAGCTTGTCCTTCCCTGCGTCGCTCTTTCCTTCGATGTAGAGATGTTGGAGGACGTTATCCAGCGTCCGCGACGGTGACGAGAGGGCTTCAGCGTACTGGTTGGCGAACGGAGCCCAGAACCCGTAGAGGAACGCCTCGTACATCTGCGCCATTACTGCGGTCTCGGACTGCGTGTGGCCGTGGTTCTCGACGGTCTCGATGTAGTGCTCGATGGTTTCGAGGCAGTGATCCAGGACTTCGGGCGTCGGCTCGTCGGTGGCGACGAGAATCATCTCGTCGTCTTCGCCGATCACGACCTGCTCGGCCTCCGGAAGGACGGACATCGTCGGGATGGCCGTCGATTCCTTGACCTGGTTGTTGTACGCGCTCAGCGGCGCGGTGATGCTGTGATCTTCGACGGTCGCACCGCGGTCACGGAGACCGGCTCCGAACTCGTCTGCGGTATCCTTGTCCACCTTGCTGGTTCCCATCCGGATCTTCTCGTCGGGGGCGCGAACCCGTGGCCGGTCGAGCGTATCCGTCAACCCCGTTTCGTGATCCGACTCCACGAGGCCGACATCCGGCGACTCGTCACTGTTCTCGTCCTCGCCAGACTCTTTCTCACCTGTCTGAGCGTCCGGTTCGACGACGTTGCGGTCGGCGTTCTCGGGTTCTTCGACGAACGCGACCGTCTCGTCAGCC
Protein-coding sequences here:
- a CDS encoding TraB/GumN family protein, with amino-acid sequence MTGAITRYDPDVVAIETSAEGISQYHPDVRDARWPPRDELEAAAFATDHLYDLLIAGIDTQDYETAVDFEQLDREIFTALGQIDSEDQLRRTTYYELDLQTIRQWRDLTKQRAPDAFQTVISDRDAVMAGHLTALTNHDDIDTVVAAVGVQHLTGVLDLLRAPSKIPDDIVEVPPLAHYRLFPRESPYSNA
- a CDS encoding restriction endonuclease; this translates as MPVLDDLSGFEFEDVMEDVFRNLGYENVRQAERTADEGRDILMEEVVDGTRRGIVVECKHTGSVGRPVVQKLHSAIATFEFDGPKRGMVVTTGRFTDPAVEYAERLQRNDDPYPIELLDGVDLREIADEIGLDLYNGRIEILCDETLRPYDPATSVTAPVKEAFQDIENIDSSDLPQPNSQVAFRPVVAVTADTNAVFETSVGVIHRINDRSQFVVHAERGHPRTASSEVSNLVSENLHAAVDLDVDQFENVFDAVEERRFGQTQTEYKEWAVERLQDYHTTTVSYTGDNNVTYTKTCEPNRSDISVQSIEPVYLPLVRHTTDLQEYSYPYEYFAAGPSRVTSEDGIHQCVHCGTNGANNAYTYCANCGSINCDSHIKTERLEGTPVCTGCAVTERFVFKTKYFYDEENRDAFREQYEAMPFHEKAMENTPLTVGAVVVTLLLVVSLLVSVGVL
- a CDS encoding Eco57I restriction-modification methylase domain-containing protein; its protein translation is MANLHSTYPSIDREPAIPVTGIAATPPDARRRPEPPNSETTVPELRKHSVFSDTLVKLLETTAAVVEPGITDASPAIQELVESWCELHGYAPDDDETPSIIAHQAVFALLLKGTLYEWHHQRGDLPEFTGDARENFQLASEETGDPAFTPCTLDEILWSVEEADTTAVTEARDRLLKSTQPATDIGRLYETLILGDHRRVLGQYRTPQSLGQVMRTWATSGGDVVLDPGMGAGELSGPFHPDWEISTDPDHVHGIDRSPLAALAGRTAQTIAGQQHEARRSDFFDVEPTDLDRDVDAVLCNPPYTRHDSLPSAYKDELNAQAEELTGLDIPKTSPLYSYFYYHLRQFLDVGDRAAVLTPHHFLERDYGESLKRFLLREFDIRALLLDNPENESKFDTAQTTDMVVFLEATDEPDTGVTRFIRVDENPGVETKLEAVQNGIHGETDWGAINCIEQSELNPEERWDNLFDLNPDELPDLRPLSDIAEVHRGLQTGENDFFCLSQEQVESWGIDPQYLSRIVPKRRYFDGYDVRADDWANFDEQGRPTWLLYHLDRLPGVPETTYDDEDERAYWSEDSMNTDQAPSIVGYLRHGLTNHDKLPTRSSVHGRDPWYRVERGDTAPILVTPMSRSEFRAILNETNARHLNNYYGVYPDATMSRQGQRALLAYLNYVFADNGVSQYRRQLVGGLQKFEPGDVGEIPVIDPREQPDDVVATLAECFDELREAARCNQDETAVIERIDTVVRRLQ
- a CDS encoding ATP-binding protein, with translation MTFYDREAELDTLTAAVETPGADFIVVYGRRRVGKTELLKEFCANRPHIYFLAAQEAEHRQREKFLDQIADHFDERVPRIDGWDEAFEYLGEQLQREDLVVVIDEFPYLVAENDSLPSYVQAFVDQELDGTDSMLVLCGSSVSTMESEILGHESPLYGRRTAQLDVTPFSFQQARAVISYDIQDAIRSYAVTGGTPMYLTLFDYTQSLAANIQSHVLSPSAVLYNEPEFLLRTELRSPARYMSILEAVALGHTTPNEISGATGIDSGPLSKYLQTLRRLRLVKRDVPVTASGKKSKRSRYRVADEFLRFWFRYVEPNRSSIEEAPEIVYDGTIEPDLPIHVATTFEDVCQEAVWEGIRRGTFDPYSEVGRWWYGEEEIDIVGLAPNDDRVLLAECKWTTEPVGEDLVQSLRAKAENVRWGPPDRNERFALFSKSGFVDGLEAQLDDSWSLFSVADLDDLLMPS